From Saccopteryx leptura isolate mSacLep1 chromosome 3, mSacLep1_pri_phased_curated, whole genome shotgun sequence, one genomic window encodes:
- the PYCR3 gene encoding pyrroline-5-carboxylate reductase 3, with product MAAAAAEPAPPRVGSVGFVGAGRMAEAIAQGLIRAGKVEAQHVLASAPTDRNLCRFRALGCQTTHSNQEVLQNCSVVFFATKPHILPGVLAEVAPVVTSEHILVSVAAGVSLSILEELLPPAARVLRVLPNLPCMVQEGAIVIARGRRAGSSEAELLQTLLEACGQCEEVPEAYVDIHTALSGSGVAFVCTFSEALAEGAIKMGMPSGMAHRIAAQTLLGTAKMLLQKGQHPAQLRTDVCTPGGTTIYGLHALEQGGLRAATMSAVEAATSRAKELSRK from the exons atggcggcggcggctgcagaACCCGCCCCTCCGCGCGTGGGCTCCGTGGGCTTCGTGGGCGCAGGCCGCATGGCGGAGGCCATCGCGCAGGGTCTCATCCGAGCAG GAAAAGTGGAAGCCCAGCACGTGCTGGCTAGTGCACCAACGGACAGGAACCTCTGTCGCTTCCGG GCTCTGGGCTGCCAGACCACCCATTCCAACCAGGAGGTGCTTCAGAACTGCTCAGTTGTCTTCTTTGCCACCAAGCCCCACATCTTGCCAGGTGTCCTGGCAGAGGTGGCCCCTGTGGTCACCTCTGAGCACATCTTGGTGTCTGTGGCTGCTGGAGTCTCTCTGAGCATCCTCGAGGAG CTGCTGCCTCCAGCCGCACGGGTGCTGCGGGTCTTGCCTAACCTGCCCTGCATGGTCCAGGAGGGGGCCATAGTGATAGCTCGGGGCCGCCGTGCCGGGAGCAGCGAGGCCGAGCTCCTGCAGACTCTGCTGGAGGCCTGTGGGCAGTGTGAGGAGGTACCTGAGGCCTACGTGGACATCCACACGGCCCTCAGCGGCAGTGGCGTGGCCTTC GTGTGCACATTCTCTGAAGCCCTGGCCGAAGGTGCCATCAAGATGGGCATGCCCAGTGGCATGGCTCACCGCATTGCCGCCCAGACCTTGCTG GGGACCGCCAAGATGCTGTTGCAGAAAGGACAGCACCCGGCCCAGCTGCGGACGGATGTTTGCACGCCCGGGGGCACCACCATCTACGGGCTGCACGCTCTGGAGCAGGGCGGGCTGCGGGCAGCCACCATGAGCGCAGTGGAAGCTGCCACCTCCAGGGCCAAGGAGCTCAGCAGGAAGTAG
- the GFUS gene encoding GDP-L-fucose synthase isoform X1 produces the protein MGGPLGPAFSRWNQARAADGSAGSSNPDTGQVRWGTGAAIMGEPQGSMRILVTGGSGLVGRAIQKVVAEGARLPGEEWVFVSSRDADLTDAAQARALFGKVRPTHVIHLAAMVGGLFRNIKYNLDFWRKNVHINDNVLHSAFEVGARKVVSCLSTCIFPDKTTYPIDETMIHNGPPHSSNFGYSYAKRMIDVQNRAYFQQHGCTFTAVIPTNVFGPHDNFSIEDGHVLPGLIHKVHLAKSSGSALTVWGTGKPRRQFIYSLDLARLFIWVLREYSEVEPIILSVGEEDEVSIREAAEAVVEAMDFHGEVTFDTTKSDGQFKKTASNCKLRAYLPEFRFTPFKQAVKETCTWFTENYEQARK, from the exons ATGGGTGGGCCCCTGGGCCCTGCCTTCTCCCGCTGGAACCAGGCGCGCGCTGCAGACGGCAGCGCCGGAAGTAGCAATCCCGACACcgggcaggtgaggtggggtaCAG GTGCAGCCATCATGGGTGAGCCCCAGGGGTCCATGCGGATCCTCGTGACCGGGGGCTCtgggctggtgggcagagccatcCAGAAGGTGGTAGCAGAAGGGGCCAGGCTGCCGGGAGAGGAGTGGGTGTTTGTCTCCTCCAGGGACGCCGATCTCAC GGATGCGGCACAGGCCCGAGCACTGTTTGGAAAGGTCCGGCCCACACATGTCATCCACCTTGCTGCAATGGTTGGGGGCTTGTTCCGGAATATCAAATACAACTTGGACTTCTGG AGGAAAAACGTGCACATCAACGACAACGTCCTGCACTCGGCCTTCGAGGTGGGAGCACGCAAGGTGGTCTCCTGCCTGTCTACCTGCATCTTCCCTGACAAGACCACCTACCCTATCGATGAGACCATG ATCCACAACGGGCCGCCGCACAGCAGCAACTTTGGCTACTCCTATGCCAAGAGGATGATCGACGTGCAGAACAG GGCCTACTTCCAGCAGCACGGCTGCACCTTCACGGCGGTCATCCCCACCAACGTCTTCGGGCCCCACGACAACTTCAGCATTGAGGATGGCCACGTGCTGCCCGGCCTCATCCACAAGGTGCACCTGGCCAAGA GCAGCGGCTCGGCCCTGACGGTCTGGGGCACAGGGAAGCCTCGGAGGCAGTTTATCTACTCGCTG GACCTTGCCCGGCTCTTTATCTGGGTCCTGCGGGAGTACAGCGAGGTGGAGCCCATCATCCTGTCAG TGGGCGAGGAGGATGAGGTTTCTATCCGGGAGGCGGCCGAGgctgtggtggaggccatggactTCCACGGCGAGGTCACC TTTGACACCACCAAGTCCGACGGACAGTTTAAGAAGACGGCCAGTAACTGCAAGCTGCGGGCCTACCTGCCCGAATTCCGGTTCACGCCCTTCAAGCAGG CTGTGAAGGAGACCTGTACCTGGTTCACTGAAAACTATGAGCAGGCCCGCAAGTGA
- the GFUS gene encoding GDP-L-fucose synthase isoform X2: MGEPQGSMRILVTGGSGLVGRAIQKVVAEGARLPGEEWVFVSSRDADLTDAAQARALFGKVRPTHVIHLAAMVGGLFRNIKYNLDFWRKNVHINDNVLHSAFEVGARKVVSCLSTCIFPDKTTYPIDETMIHNGPPHSSNFGYSYAKRMIDVQNRAYFQQHGCTFTAVIPTNVFGPHDNFSIEDGHVLPGLIHKVHLAKSSGSALTVWGTGKPRRQFIYSLDLARLFIWVLREYSEVEPIILSVGEEDEVSIREAAEAVVEAMDFHGEVTFDTTKSDGQFKKTASNCKLRAYLPEFRFTPFKQAVKETCTWFTENYEQARK; this comes from the exons ATGGGTGAGCCCCAGGGGTCCATGCGGATCCTCGTGACCGGGGGCTCtgggctggtgggcagagccatcCAGAAGGTGGTAGCAGAAGGGGCCAGGCTGCCGGGAGAGGAGTGGGTGTTTGTCTCCTCCAGGGACGCCGATCTCAC GGATGCGGCACAGGCCCGAGCACTGTTTGGAAAGGTCCGGCCCACACATGTCATCCACCTTGCTGCAATGGTTGGGGGCTTGTTCCGGAATATCAAATACAACTTGGACTTCTGG AGGAAAAACGTGCACATCAACGACAACGTCCTGCACTCGGCCTTCGAGGTGGGAGCACGCAAGGTGGTCTCCTGCCTGTCTACCTGCATCTTCCCTGACAAGACCACCTACCCTATCGATGAGACCATG ATCCACAACGGGCCGCCGCACAGCAGCAACTTTGGCTACTCCTATGCCAAGAGGATGATCGACGTGCAGAACAG GGCCTACTTCCAGCAGCACGGCTGCACCTTCACGGCGGTCATCCCCACCAACGTCTTCGGGCCCCACGACAACTTCAGCATTGAGGATGGCCACGTGCTGCCCGGCCTCATCCACAAGGTGCACCTGGCCAAGA GCAGCGGCTCGGCCCTGACGGTCTGGGGCACAGGGAAGCCTCGGAGGCAGTTTATCTACTCGCTG GACCTTGCCCGGCTCTTTATCTGGGTCCTGCGGGAGTACAGCGAGGTGGAGCCCATCATCCTGTCAG TGGGCGAGGAGGATGAGGTTTCTATCCGGGAGGCGGCCGAGgctgtggtggaggccatggactTCCACGGCGAGGTCACC TTTGACACCACCAAGTCCGACGGACAGTTTAAGAAGACGGCCAGTAACTGCAAGCTGCGGGCCTACCTGCCCGAATTCCGGTTCACGCCCTTCAAGCAGG CTGTGAAGGAGACCTGTACCTGGTTCACTGAAAACTATGAGCAGGCCCGCAAGTGA
- the ZNF623 gene encoding zinc finger protein 623, with the protein MTVSETLAVMEAPGPESGRPSAPGTGELLGDPEGRSLPSALCQEGGFKQVTVTHWKIQPGEAAQVGSESGGPVLSSNLLLQRELIGREAHPCESCGQSLPLTSDLVRHRISHAEEKPYQCDRCRKGFGQSSLLAEHQSAHPGDRLYVCNACGKDFPHYADLLEHQSGHAGEKPFKCTQCGKAFCHSSDLIRHQRVHTRERPFECKECGKGFSQSSLLIRHQRIHTGERPYECNECGKSFIRSSSLIRHYQIHTEVKQYECKECGKAFRHRSDLIEHQRIHTGERPFECNECGKAFIRSSKLIQHQRIHTGERPYVCNECGKRFSQTSNFTQHQRIHTGEKLYECNECGKAFFLSSYLIRHQKIHTGERVYECKECGKAFLQKAHLTEHQKIHSGDRPFECKDCGKAFIQSSKLLLHQIIHTGEKPYVCSYCGKGFIQRSNFLQHQKIHTEEKLYECSQYGQDFSSTPNFKNNPGVHQDGLPLSKTPVRLGEKAVSQGEHTANL; encoded by the coding sequence ATGACAGTGTCAGAAACACTCGCAGTGATGGAAGCCCCGGGCCCCGAGTCTGGGAGGCCCTCCGCACCTGGAACAGGGGAGCTGTTGGGAGACCCGGAAGGGCGGAGCCTGCCCAGCGCCCTGTGTCAGGAGgggggtttcaaacaggtgacagTCACGCACTGGAAGATCCAACCAGGAGAGGCAGCCCAGGTGGGAAGCGAATCAGGAGGCCCAGTGCTGAGCTCCAACCTCCTACTTCAGAGAGAGCTCATAGGAAGGGAAGCCCACCCATGCGAGAGTTGTGGCCAAAGCCTCCCCTTGACTTCAGATCTGGTTAGACATCGGATTTCTCATGCCGAGGAGAAACCTTACCAATGTGACCGGTGTAGGAAGGGCTTCGGCCAGAGCTCCCTCCTTGCCGAGCACCAGAGCGCTCACCCTGGGGACAGACTGTATGTGTGTAATGCCTGTGGGAAGGACTTCCCTCACTACGCAGATCTCCTGGAGCACCAGAGCGGACACGCTGGGGAGAAGCCCTTCAAGTGCACACAGTGCGGAAAAGCCTTCTGCCACAGCTCAGACCTGATTCGCCACCAGCGCGTGCACACCCGCGAGAGGCCTTTCGAGtgcaaggaatgtgggaaaggcttcagCCAGAGCTCACTGCTCATTCGACATCAGAGAATCCACACGGGAGAAAGACCCTACGAGTGTAATGAATGTGGGAAGTCCTTCATCAGGAGCTCCAGCCTTATTCGACACTATCAGATCCACACTGAAGTGAAGCAGTACGAgtgtaaggaatgtgggaaggcCTTCCGGCACCGCTCGGACCTCATCGAACACCAGAGGATTCACACCGGAGAGAGGCCCTTTGAGTGTAacgagtgtgggaaagcctttattcGGAGCTCCAAGCTTATTCAGCACCAGAGGATCCACACTGGGGAGAGGCCTTACGTTTGCAATGAGTGTGGCAAGCGCTTCAGTCAGACGTCCAACTTCACCCAGCACCAGAGGatccacactggagagaagcTCTACGAATGTAACGAGTGTGGGAAAGCTTTCTTCCTGAGTTCGTACCTCATTCGACACCAGAAAATCCACACTGGCGAGAGGGTGTACGAGTGTAAGGAGTGCGGGAAAGCTTTCCTCCAGAAAGCACATCTCACCGAGCACCAGAAGATCCACTCCGGGGACAGGCCCTTCGAATGCAAGgactgtgggaaagccttcatcCAGAGCTCCAAGCTGCTGCTCCACCAGATCATTCACACTGGGGAGAAGCCCTACGTGTGCAGTTACTGTGGCAAGGGGTTTATTCAGAGGTCCAACTTCCTCCAACACCAGAAAATTCACACCGAAGAGAAACTCTATGAATGTAGTCAGTATGGGCAAGATTTCAGTTCTActccaaactttaaaaataatccagGTGTTCACCAAGATGGACTCCCCTTGAGTAAGACCCCTGTACGTTTGGGGGAGAAAGCTGTAAGTCAGGGGGAGCACACAGCTAACTTATAA